CGGCGCGCGGAGCGGGAGCGGCTGGCGTCGATCCGGCTGCCGATCGCGTTCGTCGCGCCGTGGGAACCGGAGCCGGCGACGACGGCGCTCGGGGTCGGGGACCAGCTCTCCGGCGTGGCGGCCGCGCCGGGCAAGGCGCGCGGCGTCGTCCGCGTCGTCACCCCGGAGACCGCGCACCTGGTCGAGCCGGGCGAGGTGATGGTCACCGCCGTCACCGACGTCGGGTACACCCCGTTGTTCGGCCACGCCGCCGCGGTCGTCACCGACATCGGCGGGCTGCTCTCGCACGCGGCGGTGGTCGCGCGCGAGTTCGGCATCCCGGCCGTCTGCGACACCGCGACCGCGACCGCCCGTCTCGTCGACGGCATGGAGGTCGAGGTCGACGGGACCGCCGGCACCGTCACCGTGCTGGCGACACCGTGACCCCCGCCCGGCCCGAGGCCGTCGTCCGGCAGGATTCTCCCCAGGCGAGGTATGCGCGGGGGAGGGGAACGCTGGCGATGGCCCGGTCGGGACAGCCTGCACGGCGGCCCAACCGGCGCGAGCACGTCATCCGAGCCGCGGTGACCGTGTTCGCCCGGGAGGGCTACCAGGGCACGTCGATCCAGGACGTCGCCGCCGAGGCGGACGTCGTCACGACCGCGGTCTACTACCACTTCTCCAGCAAGGACGAGCTGTACGAGGCCGCGCTCGAGAGCGTCTTCCGGCAGCTCGACGAGGTCGTCGAGGAGGCCCGCGAACCGGAGGGCGAGCTGAGCTTCAGCCGCGTCATGGGCGCGGTGTGGGACTGGGTGGAGAACAACCCCGAGCCCGCGAAGCTGCTCTACCACCAGCTCCCGGGCGCGACGGCGAACTCGCTGCAGATCCGGCAGGAGTTCGAACGCCGCCACATCGAGCGGATGGTCGACTACCTCAAGGCCCCCTCGGCCCCGAGCAACCGGCGCGACGCCGCATTGCGGTGGACGACGTTGTCGCTGATCATGCGCAGCGTCTTCGCCCTCGGGACCAACATGCACTCGCTGCGACTCGGCGACGGCCCGTTGGCCGGCCACTCCGAGGCCGCCCTGCGCAAGGCCTACGAAGAGGTGTCGCTGAGCATGATGGCCGCGGCGGAGGAGCGGAGCTGACGCTCCCTCTTCGAGGTCGGTTCACGCCGCCGGCGGGTGGATGATGCTCTCCGCGAGCGACTCGACCTCCTGGCGGAAGCGGCTCTCGGACAGACCCTTGCGGGCGCGGTCGAGGGTGAGCATCGACGCGACGGCGGCCTCGATGAGGGAGAGCAGCGCGACGGCGAGCACCGCGTACTCGGCGGGCTTGAGACTGGACCGCGCCACCTTCACGGCCTCACGGAACTGCTCGACGGCGTAGATGCGGTCGTGGCGCAGGACGCCCTCGACGGCGCTGGACAGGCCGGAGCCCGAGAGCACGTACGCGCGGGCGCCGGGGGAGGACTTCGCCCAGGTGAGGATCTCGCCGGCGATGACGCCGACGGACTCGCCGGCCTGGACACGGCCGACCCCGGCGTCGATGGCGGCCCGGTAGGTCTTGCTGACCTCCTGGAACCCCTCGATGAGGATCGCCTCGCGCGAGGCGTAGTGGTAGTAGATCGCGGCCGGCGTCATGTCCGCGGCGGCGGCGATGTCGGCGATGGTGACCGCGTCGGCCTGGCTCTCGGCGATGAGCTCCAGCGCCGTGCGCACGATGACGGCGCGGCGCGAGGGCCGGTGCGCCGGACGGCGGGGCGGAGTGCTCACACCTCATCCTCTCGCGCCCGGTGCGCGCCGCCAAGGACGTTGGTTACTTGAGACGGTCTCTTGATTGTCACCGGACCCGATGCGATGCTGGCTTGACTGGAGTCGGCATAAAGAAAGTCGGCGACACGGAGGAGTTGGCGTGAGCGAGAAGCGACAGTTGGTCGGCGACTACAACTTCCGGAACGTCGCGGGAATCTACGAGCCCGACCTGTCGGTGATTCTGCCCGACCAGCCGCTGAACGGCGCCTCGCTGCAGTCGCAGTACGTCTACGGCGGCCTGACCGGTGCGTCCGGCACGCGGTACATCGTCGAGCGCAAGTTCGTCGGCCCGATGTCCGGCGGCAACTACATCCTCGGCAACGCGAACGGCTCGATGGAGCTGCTGCCCGAGTCCGACCGCAGCGCGAAGGGCGAGCTCGTCCGCGACTTCTCCCCGCTGCGGCGGAACTGGAAGTCGAAGGGCATGCTGCACGCGTCCAACGAGCTGCCGATCGACCTGACGATCACCGACGAGGAGCTGACGTGGAGTGAGGGTGAGGCCCTGACGCTCTCCGGGGCTCGTCCCGCCGTCGGCGTCCAGTTCTTCGCGCCGTCGCGCACCGAACCGCTCGCGTATGCCAGCCAGGCGTACTGGGTGACGGGGACGGTGCTGGGGGAGACCGTCGAGGGTCCGATCTTCTTCGACCACCTGTACTTCCAGCACGGCGCGGAGTGGAAGGAGTACCGCTGGTACATCGACCTGCAGATCTCCTGGAACGTCTTCGCGAACAAGTTCGACGACGGGACCGTCGAGTTCGGCCACATCGTCCGCGGTCGGCAGGGCTGGAGCGCGGGTGTCGTCGTCGAGGGCGACCGGGCGATGGCCGTGTGCACCGACGTGGAGGGCACCTTCACCCTCGACGACGAAGACTACGTGACCGGTGCCGTCTACGACCTCGGGCGCGCCGGGACGTGGGAGTTCTTCGGCGACCCGGCGCAGCAGATGGGCGGGTTCAACAAGGCCCGCTGGGGCGGGTACCGGGCGCAGGGTGGCCTGACGCGTCGTCAGGGCGACGACCGCACCCTGGTCAACGGCTGGACCTGGCTGGAGTGCTTCGCTGATCGCATGCGTACCGAGAACCTGCTCACCGGGTGAGCGCGACCCCGTTCATCAATCACCTCCCCGCCGTCCTGCGGGACGGGACCGAGGTGACGCGCATCCTCTTCGTCCGTCACGGCCAGCAGGAGCCCGCCCCGCCGGGCACGCTGCCGCAGGCGTGGATGGACAGTCCGCTCACCGAGCTCGGCCGCGCGCAGGCGCGTGCCGTCGGTGAGCACCTGACCGGCGAGCGCCTCGCGGCGGTCGCGTCGAGTGACCTGCAGCGGGCCCGGCAGACCGCCGAGGCGATCGCTGCGCACCACTCGCTGGAGGTCCAGGCGTTCCCCGGGCTGTCGGAGATCGACTGCTACTCCGGCGTCCCCGCCGACGTCTGGCCCGCCGACCACGTCGGCGCCGACGCCTGGGTCGCCGCCCACGAGACCTTCGCCCGCGAGGGTCGCTGGGAGGTCTTCGGCTGCGGGGAGTCCGGGGCTGCGTTGCGGGACCGCGCCGTCGCCGTCGTCGACTCCCTCGTCGACAAGTACCCGGGTGAGTCGATCGCCGTCGTCTGCCACGGCGGGACGATCAACGCCTACGTCTCGCACTGGCTCGGCGTCGCCGCGGACATGTTCTTCCTCCCGGCGCACGCCTCGGTTTCCGTGGTCCTCGCCGCCCCCGACGGCCGCCGGGCGATCGAGTCCCTCAACGACCGCCACCACCTCTCCGCCGCCGACGTCCTTACGTACTGAATCTCTGCGGGATGACGTCCCGGGCGGGGCCCTGTCAGCCCGCAGGAGGGCCGACACCCCACCCCCGCGGGATGACGTCCCGTAGGAGGCCCTGTCAGCCCGCAGGAGGGCCGACACCTCACCCGCGGGGGCCGACATGCTCTCGGACTGCAGGCGCCGGCGCCGAGCGCAGCAGCGCCTCGGGCGCCGGGGTTGTAGCGCGTCAGCGACGGCTAAGAGACGGTGGGGTCCGTGCGAAGCTTCGACGCGGCACCGGTAGTCCTCGGGAAGAGCTGGCGAAACGGCATCGCCCTCGGGGTCTCCATGGGCGCCGCCACGACGTACTCTGTCGGATTCGTTGTTCAGGTTTGGGAAGAGAGCCGCGTCTACGGCGGCGTCTTCATGTGCATGGCTGCGCTCTGGGTTGCGTTGGCCGTGAGCGGTTTACGTTCAGGGCGCGTCTGGGTCCAGGGCGACACGATGTACATGTCCCGCTTCCTGAGGCGTCGCCTGGCAGTTCACCGCTCGGACATCGCGGACGTGCGGATACGCCGCGCACCCTTCGGTCTTCGTCCCACGATGGGGCGCAGCGTCGAAATCGTCATGAAGGACGGCCGTAGCGTCGTCTTGAATGAATTGCAGGTCCCGGACGGGAAGAAGGCTCCCGCACCGAATGTAGAGGGACTGCGCGACAGGCTGTGCGACTGGCTAGCGACGGCTGACCAGGACGACGTCCACAGGGACAGGGCTACCTAACCCCAGTCGGCGACAGGGTTGAAACAGGAGTGGCGTCCCCGGCGGCTCCGGACGCCTCTTGCGTTGCAACCCTGTCGCTCACTGGGGCCGCAACGGCCATCCCCGTGGGATGACGTCCCTGGCGCGCCCCTGTCAGCCCGCAGGAGGGCTGACACCCCACTGCTGCGGGACGTCATCCCGCAGAGGACTACGGGCGGACGAGGGAGCGGGCGGCGGAGAGGATCCGGTCCGGGGTCGGGAAGTTGGTGAGCCCGGAGGAGAAGGGGACCGGGGTGAACCTGGCGCCGACGCGGAGGACGGGGCCGAGGAGTTCGCCGAAGAGCTGCTCGGTGATCTGGGCGG
This sequence is a window from Sporichthya brevicatena. Protein-coding genes within it:
- a CDS encoding TetR/AcrR family transcriptional regulator, with translation MSTPPRRPAHRPSRRAVIVRTALELIAESQADAVTIADIAAAADMTPAAIYYHYASREAILIEGFQEVSKTYRAAIDAGVGRVQAGESVGVIAGEILTWAKSSPGARAYVLSGSGLSSAVEGVLRHDRIYAVEQFREAVKVARSSLKPAEYAVLAVALLSLIEAAVASMLTLDRARKGLSESRFRQEVESLAESIIHPPAA
- a CDS encoding TetR/AcrR family transcriptional regulator; this translates as MTVFAREGYQGTSIQDVAAEADVVTTAVYYHFSSKDELYEAALESVFRQLDEVVEEAREPEGELSFSRVMGAVWDWVENNPEPAKLLYHQLPGATANSLQIRQEFERRHIERMVDYLKAPSAPSNRRDAALRWTTLSLIMRSVFALGTNMHSLRLGDGPLAGHSEAALRKAYEEVSLSMMAAAEERS
- a CDS encoding histidine phosphatase family protein produces the protein MSATPFINHLPAVLRDGTEVTRILFVRHGQQEPAPPGTLPQAWMDSPLTELGRAQARAVGEHLTGERLAAVASSDLQRARQTAEAIAAHHSLEVQAFPGLSEIDCYSGVPADVWPADHVGADAWVAAHETFAREGRWEVFGCGESGAALRDRAVAVVDSLVDKYPGESIAVVCHGGTINAYVSHWLGVAADMFFLPAHASVSVVLAAPDGRRAIESLNDRHHLSAADVLTY